One segment of Rosa chinensis cultivar Old Blush chromosome 6, RchiOBHm-V2, whole genome shotgun sequence DNA contains the following:
- the LOC112171219 gene encoding uncharacterized protein LOC112171219 has product MEIVSQNYRRCKQMGYQKPKNDPYSNTYNVGWRNYPNFSWGGNQGGTQGVGFSGGNYGGASGSQGFQGNKGVLGGGAYPRPAYQARSPFQASIPPSQGEAPKSSLKEMLAKVLANQNEIIQSVRNEVASTTQGLHKLEAQVGQLASEMRERKQGDLPSMTKKNPRVNQAKAITTLRSGKAYDNKVILNDDDVEMDALREPLLTPKVPRVPHGFEEKSKGMKENMRHDGVIKDKTKTMNNGVGVSRSNPSVEDMQEEVSLPFPQAVYQEKALSKKEKKSMECFDVFKKVEVNIPLLNAIKTIPTYPKFLKDLCTHKRYSSKLMKDDKVCLNERISVVLQRRLPPKLKDPRSFTIPCKIGEKPFEKALMDLGASINLMPYGVYKELGLSNIKPIQSSLQLADRSVVYPRGVVEDVLVHLDELVIPADFVILDMKEVYQDDLPIIFGRAFMATAGTKIDVKLGLLTMTVYDTTIGFKIFVELRKPMRLQKVYSIEVGDNIEDLVEHTFRETSSSDALEAALAHFGMDFCEEGTMEAIEHLDSYLSMGRPTLENGYYTRHEANEVHTSKTHLSIDSSPPVVSSTSIKLKLLPSHLNYVYIDDASTKVTWAWLGC; this is encoded by the coding sequence ATGGAGATTGTTTCCCAGAATTATCGAAGGTGCAAGCAAATGGGGTACCAAAAGCCTAAGAATGATCCATACTCCAACACATATAATGTTGGGTGGAGAAACTACCCTAACTTTTCATGGGGTGGCAATCAAGGAGGCACACAAGGAGTAGGTTTTAGTGGCGGTAATTATGGAGGGGCTAGTGGAAGCCAAGGGTTTCAAGGCAATAAGGGTGTACTTGGTGGTGGTGCTTATCCTAGGCCAGCTTATCAAGCAAGGTCTCCATTCCAAGCTTCTATTCCTCCATCTCAAGGGGAAGCACCGAAGTCTAGCCTAAAGGAGATGCTTGCCAAAGTGCTAGCAAATCAAAATGAGATCATTCAAAGTGTTCGAAATGAGGTGGCATCCACTACCCAAGGTTTGCATAAGCTTGAAGCACAAGTTGGGCAATTGGCTAGTGAGATGAGAGAAAGGAAGCAAGGAGATTTGCCTTCCATGACCAAGAAGAATCCACGAGTCAACCAAGCCAAGGCAATCACAACTTTGAGAAGTGGGAAGGCATATGACAACAAGGTTATTCTtaatgatgatgatgtagaGATGGATGCACTAAGGGAACCTTTGTTGACCCCCAAAGTGCCAAGAGTACCTCACGGGTTTGAAGAGAAGTCTAAGGGCATGAAGGAGAATATGAGACATGATGGAGTGATCAAAGACAAGACCAAGACCATGAATAATGGTGTCGGAGTAAGTAGGTCTAATCCAAGTGTTGAGGACATGCAAGAAGAAGTGTCACTTCCTTTTCCACAAGCGGTGTATCAAGAGAAAGCCTTGAGCAAAAAGGAGAAGAAGTCCATGGAGTGTTTTGATGTTTTCAAGAAGGTGGAGGTCAATATTCCTCTTCTTAATGCAATCAAGACTATTCCTACTTATCCCAAGTTTCTCAAAGATTTATGCACACATAAGAGATACAGTAGCAAGTTGATGAAGGATGACAAAGTATGCTTGAACGAGAGAATTAGTGTCGTACTTCAAAGGAGGTTACCTCCCAAGCTCAAGGATCCGAGATCCTTTACTATTCCTTGCAAGATTGGTGAGAAGCCATTTGAAAAGGCACTTATGGATTTGGGGGCAAGTATAAATTTGATGCCTTATGGAGTTTACAAGGAGCTTGGGTTAAGCAACATCAAACCTATCCAAAGTTCTCTCCAACTAGCCGATAGAAGTGTGGTGTATCCGAGAGGAGTCGTGGAGGATGTGCTAGTGCATTTGGACGAATTGGTCATACCGGCCGATTTTGTTATTCTTGACATGAAGGAAGTCTATCAAGATGATCTCCCTATCATCTTTGGTAGAGCTTTTATGGCCACGGCGGGGACAAAAATTGATGTCAAATTGGGCTTACTCACTATGACCGTGTATGACACCACTATTGGGTTCAAGATCTTTGTTGAATTGAGGAAGCCCATGAGGTTGCAAAAAGTCTATTCTATTGAAGTAGGGGATAACATTGAAGACTTGGTGGAACACACCTTTCGTGAGACTTCATCGAGTGATGCCTTAGAAGCGGCATTAGCACACTTCGGTATGGATTTTTGTGAAGAAGGTACTATGGAAGCCATTGAGCACCTTGATTCTTATCTTTCTATGGGTAGACCGACACTTGAGAATGGTTATTACACAAGGCATGAGGCTAATGAGGTTCATACCTCTAAGACTCATCTTTCCATTGATTCCTCTCCTCCGGTTGTAAGTTCAACTTCTATTAAGTTGAAGCTCCTTCCCTCACACTTGAATTATGTATATATTGATGATGCATCCACCAAAGTTACATGGGCCTGGCTAGGGTGTtaa